A DNA window from Planctomycetota bacterium contains the following coding sequences:
- a CDS encoding L,D-transpeptidase family protein has translation MTRASRSRMPRSVLVVTIVVPIVGALLALYSTLPEGGASRQNDDAPPARDVADARPGPTPSQPPPRQTPPSTPRSLVQETPRQTPASADRPAPGAPDPARTSTPTGPVPGTLGSALEDAAKRAAGTPPPADTVGGRPTPVDVTRPDLAPVREQPADAAPPPPRPDGTLTSSTSTANVRTLIEAGERALASGKLVEARVNLSRAYMDPNIASGDAEMIRQKLGAANADLVFSPKVTPGDPLTEQYTVQSGDVLEKIRKRRELTPDWHFIARVNALANPDRLKIGQKLKLVRGPFHAIVHKSDFRLDLFAGSPDDPASWLFIRSFRVGLGAEESGTPLGTFKIRNRMANPWWINPRTRERFDANDPKNPIGEHWLGWEGLGDSKVHTGFGLHGTIEPESIGQRRSMGCVRMLADDIALMYELLAEDVSIVKVVP, from the coding sequence ATGACCCGCGCCTCGCGCTCCCGCATGCCGCGCAGCGTGCTGGTCGTCACCATCGTCGTGCCGATCGTCGGGGCGCTCCTGGCGCTCTACTCGACGCTCCCCGAGGGCGGCGCCTCCCGGCAGAACGACGACGCTCCGCCCGCGCGCGATGTCGCCGACGCACGCCCCGGGCCGACGCCGAGCCAGCCCCCACCCCGACAGACCCCCCCGAGCACGCCCCGATCCCTCGTGCAGGAGACGCCCCGCCAGACCCCCGCGTCCGCCGATCGCCCCGCGCCCGGCGCCCCGGACCCCGCACGCACCTCCACGCCCACCGGGCCGGTTCCCGGCACGCTCGGCTCGGCCCTCGAGGACGCCGCCAAGCGCGCCGCCGGCACGCCTCCTCCGGCCGACACCGTCGGTGGTCGTCCGACGCCGGTGGACGTCACGCGTCCGGACCTGGCGCCGGTCCGTGAGCAGCCTGCCGACGCCGCCCCGCCCCCGCCGCGCCCGGACGGCACGCTCACGTCGAGCACCTCCACGGCCAACGTGCGGACGCTGATCGAGGCGGGCGAGCGCGCGCTGGCGTCGGGCAAGCTGGTCGAGGCGCGGGTGAACCTGAGCCGCGCGTACATGGATCCGAACATCGCCTCCGGCGACGCGGAGATGATCCGCCAGAAGCTCGGGGCGGCGAACGCCGACCTGGTCTTCTCGCCGAAGGTGACGCCGGGCGACCCGCTGACCGAGCAGTACACCGTGCAGAGCGGCGACGTGCTCGAGAAGATCCGCAAGCGCCGCGAACTGACGCCCGACTGGCACTTCATCGCGCGCGTGAACGCGCTGGCGAACCCGGACCGGCTGAAGATCGGGCAGAAGCTCAAGCTCGTCCGCGGGCCGTTCCACGCCATCGTGCACAAGAGCGACTTCCGTCTCGACCTGTTCGCGGGCTCGCCCGACGACCCGGCGTCGTGGCTGTTCATCCGTTCGTTCCGCGTGGGCCTGGGCGCCGAAGAGAGCGGCACGCCCCTGGGCACCTTCAAGATCCGCAACCGCATGGCCAACCCGTGGTGGATCAACCCCCGCACGCGCGAGCGCTTCGACGCCAACGACCCCAAGAACCCCATCGGCGAGCACTGGCTCGGCTGGGAGGGGCTGGGCGATTCCAAGGTGCACACCGGCTTCGGGCTGCACGGCACGATCGAGCCGGAGAGCATCGGGCAGCGCCGCTCGATGGGCTGCGTGCGCATGCTCGCCGACGACATCGCGTTGATGTACGAACTGCTGGCCGAGGACGTCAGCATCGTGAAGGTCGTGCCCTGA
- a CDS encoding 5-formyltetrahydrofolate cyclo-ligase, with amino-acid sequence MREVILGARSVEVLAMDDLREAKVALRERVRATVREVTPERWAEASSAVCARILELTEYRLARVVMLYHPTQRELSLRGVAEACLRTGRTVCLPRANWITGQLQPARLCAWGEGLSEPVRGIREPLPAAAAVAPSRIDLVVVPGVAFDACGGRLGRGSGFYDRFLAGAGGCMRGYKVGVCLDEQVVESVPMGAADTRLDAVVTPTRVLVRQG; translated from the coding sequence ATGCGGGAAGTGATTCTCGGTGCGAGGAGCGTGGAGGTGCTCGCGATGGACGACCTGCGGGAAGCGAAGGTGGCGCTCCGCGAGCGGGTCCGGGCGACCGTCCGCGAGGTGACGCCCGAACGCTGGGCCGAGGCGTCGTCGGCGGTGTGCGCCCGCATCCTGGAACTCACCGAATACCGCCTGGCCCGCGTCGTGATGCTCTACCACCCCACGCAGCGGGAACTGAGCCTGCGGGGTGTTGCCGAGGCGTGCCTGCGCACCGGGCGGACCGTGTGCCTCCCGCGTGCGAACTGGATCACCGGGCAGTTGCAGCCGGCGCGCCTGTGCGCCTGGGGCGAGGGGCTCTCCGAACCGGTCCGCGGCATCCGTGAGCCCCTGCCCGCCGCCGCCGCCGTCGCGCCCAGCCGCATCGATCTCGTTGTCGTCCCGGGCGTCGCCTTCGACGCGTGCGGCGGGCGACTGGGACGGGGGTCGGGGTTCTACGACCGGTTCCTCGCCGGGGCCGGCGGGTGCATGCGGGGCTACAAGGTCGGCGTCTGCCTCGACGAGCAGGTCGTGGAGAGCGTGCCGATGGGAGCCGCCGACACACGCCTCGACGCGGTTGTCACCCCGACGCGCGTCCTCGTGCGACAGGGGTAG
- a CDS encoding lysophospholipid acyltransferase family protein yields the protein MSVLWWIILAAAWLGWAVLSRRLEDNPRGDVVTGFFYFANRLYARLVHRVRVRGEIPGGRHTGPLIVVCNHTAGVDPLLVQGVTPFEVRWMMGSDMMTPRLGFFWQWARIIAVNRRGRDLGGTREALRHLADGGVLGVFPEGGLERPPGRLRAFQPGIGFLVARTRAPVLPIWISGTPQADKAWESLWRTSRSTLTVGPVMDFAGATPGEIVAALEGWFRETSGWARESEPQADGPAGAGAVAC from the coding sequence ATGTCAGTCCTGTGGTGGATCATCCTCGCGGCGGCGTGGCTGGGGTGGGCTGTGCTCAGCCGTCGGCTGGAGGACAACCCGCGCGGGGACGTCGTCACCGGATTCTTCTACTTCGCGAATCGCCTGTACGCGCGGCTGGTGCACCGCGTGCGGGTGCGGGGCGAGATTCCCGGTGGGCGGCACACCGGGCCGCTGATCGTCGTGTGCAATCACACGGCCGGGGTCGACCCGCTGCTGGTGCAGGGCGTGACGCCCTTCGAAGTCCGGTGGATGATGGGGTCGGACATGATGACGCCCCGGCTGGGGTTTTTCTGGCAGTGGGCGCGGATCATCGCGGTGAACCGGCGCGGGCGCGATCTCGGGGGCACGCGCGAGGCGCTGCGCCACCTCGCGGACGGGGGCGTGCTGGGCGTGTTTCCCGAGGGAGGCCTGGAGCGTCCGCCGGGACGGCTGCGCGCGTTCCAGCCGGGGATCGGGTTCCTGGTCGCGCGGACGCGCGCACCGGTGCTTCCGATCTGGATCTCGGGCACGCCCCAGGCGGACAAGGCGTGGGAGAGCCTGTGGCGCACGAGCCGCTCAACGCTGACGGTGGGTCCGGTGATGGACTTTGCCGGGGCCACGCCGGGCGAGATCGTGGCGGCGCTGGAAGGCTGGTTCCGGGAGACGAGCGGGTGGGCCCGGGAGAGCGAGCCGCAGGCGGACGGGCCCGCGGGGGCGGGCGCGGTGGCGTGCTAA
- a CDS encoding replication-associated recombination protein A codes for MTDLWAQRRDDSIRAVEPLAVRMRPRTLDEIAGQEHILGPGKLLRRMLAADAITSLILHGPPGTGKTTLAEVIAGHTKRAFVRENAASVGVKRIREFVEEAGNRLDLERRRTILFLDEIHRFTRAQQDVLLADVERGLITLIGATTENPLFAVNSALVSRSTLLRLEPLSEDAIIGVLRRAIADPQRGYGRLPVRVADDALAVWAAKSDGDARRALTALEVAVLSSKSHATQDELVIDRAAAEDSIQQKAAVYDGTGDEHYDTISAFIKSVRGTDPDAAVYWLARMIEAGEDPRFIARRLAILASEDIGNADPRGIMVAAAAWELVERVGMPEARIILAQCTTYLALAPKSNASYLAIDAAVADVREGRTIPVPVHIKDGNVRKATAMSAGATRGASYDYAHDHADGLGRQDYLGVEKRYYVPTDRGAEKAMAEVLERARAARREGPPPPA; via the coding sequence ATGACCGATCTCTGGGCCCAGCGCCGGGACGATTCCATCCGCGCCGTGGAGCCCCTGGCGGTGCGGATGCGTCCCCGCACGCTCGACGAGATCGCCGGGCAGGAGCACATCCTGGGGCCCGGCAAACTCCTGCGCCGGATGCTCGCGGCCGACGCCATCACCAGCCTGATCCTGCACGGCCCGCCCGGCACGGGCAAGACCACCCTCGCCGAGGTCATCGCCGGGCACACGAAGCGCGCGTTCGTGCGCGAGAACGCCGCCAGCGTGGGCGTGAAGCGCATCCGCGAGTTCGTCGAAGAGGCCGGCAATCGCCTGGACCTCGAACGCCGGCGCACCATCCTGTTCCTCGACGAGATCCACCGGTTCACGCGTGCGCAGCAGGACGTGCTGCTGGCAGATGTCGAGCGCGGGCTGATCACGCTGATCGGCGCGACTACCGAGAACCCGCTGTTCGCGGTGAACTCGGCCCTGGTGAGCCGCAGCACGCTCCTGCGCCTGGAACCCCTCAGCGAAGACGCGATCATCGGCGTGCTGCGCCGGGCGATCGCCGACCCGCAGCGCGGGTATGGGCGCCTGCCGGTGCGCGTCGCGGACGACGCGCTCGCCGTGTGGGCGGCCAAGAGCGACGGGGACGCCCGGCGCGCCCTGACCGCCCTGGAAGTCGCGGTGCTGAGTTCGAAATCGCACGCGACCCAGGACGAACTCGTGATCGATCGCGCCGCGGCGGAGGACTCGATCCAGCAGAAGGCCGCCGTGTACGACGGGACGGGCGACGAGCACTACGACACGATCTCGGCGTTCATCAAGAGCGTGCGGGGGACGGACCCGGACGCGGCGGTGTACTGGCTCGCGCGGATGATCGAGGCGGGCGAAGACCCCCGGTTCATCGCGCGCCGCCTGGCGATCCTCGCGAGCGAGGACATCGGCAACGCCGACCCGCGCGGGATCATGGTCGCCGCGGCGGCGTGGGAACTGGTCGAGCGCGTCGGCATGCCCGAGGCCCGCATCATTCTTGCGCAGTGCACCACGTACTTGGCGCTGGCCCCCAAGAGCAACGCGAGCTACCTCGCCATCGACGCCGCCGTCGCCGACGTGCGCGAGGGTCGGACCATCCCCGTGCCCGTGCACATCAAGGACGGGAACGTCCGCAAGGCGACGGCGATGAGCGCGGGCGCCACCCGGGGGGCTTCGTACGACTACGCGCACGACCACGCCGACGGGTTGGGGCGTCAGGACTATCTGGGTGTCGAGAAGCGGTACTACGTGCCCACGGACCGGGGTGCGGAGAAGGCGATGGCGGAGGTGCTGGAGCGGGCGCGGGCGGCCCGGCGCGAGGGGCCGCCGCCACCCGCCTGA
- the pckA gene encoding phosphoenolpyruvate carboxykinase (ATP) produces MSQAILDRLDSSSSRVFANLSSAELVERALRAGEGQLASNGAIVCLTGDRTGRSPKDKHLEDVPAIHDKIWWGKVNTPVTPAQFDAALEIAVNHLNSRPQAYVFEGYAGADPQYRLGVQVVTEQAWHALFASTLFIRQGTKAAGAPVPFRKDWTILNAGRRRLTAEEQARMGYKSPVLIAQSLTRKTVVILGSEYAGEMKKSIFYAMNYDMPEAGVFPMHCSCNVDRATGANPALFFGLSGTGKTTLSADPHRALIGDDEHGWSDRGVFNFEGGCYAKCIKLSKEGEPEIWNAIRFGSVLENTVIDPATRVPDYDSAKYTENTRVTYPVDYIDGAVIPSVCGHPKNVIFLTADAYGVMPPVSKLTPEQAMYYFINGYTSKLAGTEAGVTEPQPNFSPCFGGVFLPRPPITYAQQLAAKIKQHGANVWLLNTGWTGGAYGTGKRFSLKYTRAFVTAILDGSLAKAEYHTDPVFGLHIPKAVHDVPTDVLMPRNTWADPRAYDAQAAKLAKGFRDNDATFDMPEAVRAAGPRG; encoded by the coding sequence ATGAGCCAGGCGATCCTCGACCGACTCGACTCTTCGTCGTCGCGCGTGTTCGCGAACCTCTCGAGCGCGGAGCTGGTGGAGCGGGCGCTGCGGGCGGGCGAGGGGCAGCTCGCGTCGAACGGGGCGATCGTGTGCCTGACGGGAGATCGCACGGGACGCAGCCCCAAGGACAAGCATCTGGAAGACGTGCCGGCGATCCACGACAAGATCTGGTGGGGCAAGGTGAACACGCCGGTGACGCCCGCGCAGTTCGACGCGGCGTTGGAGATCGCGGTCAACCATCTCAACTCGCGTCCGCAGGCGTACGTCTTCGAGGGGTACGCGGGGGCCGACCCGCAGTACCGCCTGGGGGTGCAGGTGGTGACGGAGCAGGCGTGGCACGCGTTGTTCGCGAGCACGCTGTTCATCCGCCAGGGGACCAAGGCCGCGGGCGCGCCCGTGCCGTTCCGCAAGGACTGGACGATCCTCAACGCCGGGCGCCGGCGACTGACGGCCGAGGAGCAGGCGCGGATGGGGTACAAGTCCCCCGTGCTGATCGCGCAGAGCCTGACGCGCAAGACCGTGGTCATCCTCGGGAGCGAGTACGCGGGCGAGATGAAGAAGAGCATCTTCTACGCCATGAACTACGACATGCCCGAGGCGGGCGTGTTCCCGATGCACTGCTCGTGCAACGTCGACCGCGCGACGGGCGCGAATCCGGCGCTCTTCTTCGGGCTCTCGGGCACGGGCAAGACGACGCTCTCCGCCGACCCGCACCGCGCGCTCATCGGCGACGACGAGCACGGCTGGAGCGACCGGGGCGTGTTCAACTTCGAGGGCGGGTGCTACGCCAAGTGCATCAAGCTCAGCAAGGAGGGCGAGCCGGAGATCTGGAACGCGATCCGCTTCGGCAGCGTGCTCGAGAACACGGTGATCGACCCCGCCACGCGCGTCCCCGACTACGACAGCGCGAAGTACACCGAGAACACCCGCGTGACGTACCCGGTGGACTACATCGACGGCGCGGTCATCCCCAGCGTCTGCGGGCACCCCAAGAACGTGATCTTCCTGACGGCCGACGCGTACGGCGTGATGCCCCCCGTCAGCAAGCTCACGCCCGAGCAGGCGATGTACTACTTCATCAACGGATACACCAGCAAGCTCGCGGGCACCGAGGCGGGCGTCACCGAGCCCCAGCCGAACTTCTCGCCCTGCTTCGGCGGGGTGTTCCTCCCGCGTCCGCCCATCACCTACGCCCAGCAACTCGCCGCGAAGATCAAGCAGCACGGCGCGAACGTCTGGCTGCTGAACACCGGCTGGACCGGCGGGGCCTACGGCACGGGCAAGCGGTTCAGCCTCAAGTACACGCGCGCGTTCGTGACGGCGATCCTCGACGGCTCGCTCGCGAAGGCCGAGTATCACACCGACCCGGTGTTCGGGCTGCATATCCCCAAGGCGGTGCACGACGTGCCGACCGATGTGCTCATGCCCCGCAACACCTGGGCGGACCCCAGGGCGTACGACGCGCAGGCGGCCAAACTGGCCAAGGGCTTCCGCGACAACGACGCGACGTTCGACATGCCCGAGGCCGTCCGGGCCGCCGGCCCGCGTGGGTAG
- a CDS encoding DNA gyrase subunit B, with protein sequence MTHADLSAPKLPSTPAEVSPPERGTNGVSGVSGGYGAAQIQVLEGLEAVRKRPGMYIGGTGLNALHHLVYEVVDNSIDEAMAGHATFVRVTIEPDGTCTVIDDGRGIPTDPMRHEDPTLNGRPAIEVVLTKLHAGGKFQQEGSAYKVSGGLHGVGVSCVNALSEHLDCEVYRDGKVYSIGFERGRVTEPLHVVGNIPSNADRTRGTTVTFRPDPTIFPDTTFDYATLAARLRELSFLNPGVTLTLTDERVGPDGRARSETFRAEAGLLEYVEHLMTGKTAVTPAVEVSREDAAQSLRCDVALRYHDGYNETLLTFANNINNVDGGTHGQGFKVALTRALNAYARKAGIIKDKDPVPTGEDLREGLVAIVSVKLPSPTFNNQPKEKLLNPEIETFVSQAVGEGLERWLEEHPADAKRLCLKGIVAAQAREAARKARELTRRKSALDSGSMPHKLRDCKTRNVEESELFIVEGDSAGGSATQGRNVETQAILPLKGKILNVEKARVDRMLDSEEIRTLIAALRVGIGAEVDLSKLRYGKIIIMTDADVDGSHIRTLLLTFFFRQMPELIRRGHIFIAQPPLFQLARAGRGKKGTYVLNDRLLDDALMEMGMGAASLHVREVVPTGEAAWNVREAAVLEGNTLRRVLFLLRRTIELVEIAERRGTPFATMLAQAANDPDGAGRLPTHRVTWRGGESHAWSEEAALADVGRRGLRLADQVAADGASGEGRAEGGAGTAVIRELHENRELERLLGELGALGIRVTPESWRAQQGEAVTGEKMPCAFAWVTSGSESEPGPEGAAGAPGAEAKRSPRVVECPNVPSILDGLREIGRRGVEVKRFKGLGEMDADQLWDTTMDPTRRTLLKVTWDMGGNADALFTILMGEEVEPRRKFIEDHALEVRVLDV encoded by the coding sequence ATGACGCACGCCGATCTGTCCGCGCCGAAACTCCCGAGCACGCCGGCCGAGGTCAGCCCGCCGGAGCGCGGGACGAACGGGGTGAGCGGGGTGAGCGGTGGGTACGGCGCGGCACAGATCCAGGTGCTCGAAGGGCTGGAGGCGGTCCGCAAGCGCCCGGGCATGTACATCGGGGGCACCGGGCTCAACGCGCTGCACCACCTCGTGTACGAAGTGGTCGACAACTCGATCGACGAGGCCATGGCCGGGCACGCCACGTTCGTGCGCGTCACCATCGAGCCCGACGGGACGTGCACGGTCATCGACGACGGGCGCGGCATTCCGACCGATCCCATGCGCCACGAGGACCCGACCCTCAACGGACGCCCCGCGATCGAGGTCGTGCTCACCAAGCTGCACGCCGGGGGCAAGTTCCAGCAGGAGGGCAGCGCGTACAAGGTCTCGGGCGGGCTGCACGGCGTGGGCGTCTCGTGCGTCAACGCGCTGTCTGAGCACCTCGACTGCGAGGTGTACCGCGACGGGAAGGTCTACTCGATCGGCTTCGAGCGCGGACGCGTGACCGAGCCCCTGCACGTGGTGGGCAACATCCCCTCGAACGCCGACCGCACGCGCGGCACGACCGTGACGTTCCGCCCGGACCCGACGATCTTCCCGGACACCACGTTCGACTACGCGACCCTCGCCGCCCGCCTGCGCGAGCTGTCGTTCCTCAACCCGGGCGTGACGCTGACGCTGACGGACGAGCGCGTCGGGCCCGACGGGCGGGCGCGCAGCGAGACCTTCCGGGCCGAGGCGGGCCTGCTCGAGTACGTCGAGCACCTGATGACGGGCAAGACCGCCGTCACGCCCGCGGTCGAGGTCTCGCGCGAGGACGCCGCCCAGTCGCTGCGCTGCGATGTGGCGCTGCGCTACCACGACGGGTACAACGAGACCCTGCTGACGTTCGCGAACAACATCAACAACGTGGACGGCGGGACGCACGGGCAGGGGTTCAAGGTCGCCCTCACGCGCGCGCTCAACGCCTACGCCCGCAAGGCCGGCATCATCAAGGACAAGGACCCGGTGCCGACGGGCGAGGACCTGCGCGAGGGGCTCGTGGCGATCGTGTCGGTGAAGCTGCCGAGCCCGACCTTCAACAACCAGCCGAAGGAAAAGCTGCTCAACCCCGAGATCGAGACGTTCGTCTCGCAGGCGGTGGGGGAGGGGCTCGAGCGCTGGCTGGAGGAGCACCCGGCGGACGCGAAGCGTCTGTGCCTGAAGGGCATCGTGGCGGCCCAGGCGCGAGAGGCCGCCCGCAAGGCCCGCGAACTCACCCGGCGCAAGAGCGCGCTCGACAGCGGGAGCATGCCCCACAAGCTGCGCGACTGCAAGACGCGCAACGTGGAGGAGTCCGAGCTGTTCATCGTCGAGGGCGACAGCGCCGGGGGCAGCGCCACCCAGGGGCGCAACGTCGAGACGCAGGCGATCCTGCCCCTCAAGGGCAAGATCCTGAACGTCGAGAAGGCGCGCGTCGACCGGATGCTCGACAGCGAGGAGATCCGCACGCTCATCGCGGCGCTGCGGGTCGGCATCGGGGCCGAGGTCGATCTCTCGAAGCTCCGCTACGGCAAGATCATCATCATGACCGACGCCGACGTGGACGGCAGCCACATCCGCACGCTGCTGCTCACGTTCTTCTTCCGCCAGATGCCCGAGCTGATCCGGCGCGGGCACATCTTCATCGCGCAGCCGCCGCTCTTCCAGTTGGCGCGGGCCGGGCGCGGGAAGAAGGGCACCTACGTGCTCAACGACCGCCTTCTCGACGACGCGCTGATGGAGATGGGCATGGGCGCCGCGAGCCTGCACGTGCGCGAGGTCGTGCCGACGGGCGAGGCCGCGTGGAATGTCCGCGAGGCCGCCGTGCTCGAGGGCAACACGCTCCGGCGCGTGCTGTTCCTGCTGCGACGCACCATCGAACTCGTTGAGATCGCCGAACGGCGCGGCACGCCCTTCGCGACCATGCTCGCCCAGGCGGCCAACGACCCCGACGGCGCCGGGCGACTCCCCACGCACCGGGTCACGTGGCGCGGCGGCGAGTCGCACGCGTGGTCTGAAGAGGCCGCCCTGGCCGACGTCGGGCGGCGCGGGCTCCGCCTGGCCGACCAGGTGGCGGCGGACGGCGCGTCGGGCGAGGGACGGGCCGAGGGCGGCGCGGGCACGGCCGTCATCCGCGAACTCCACGAGAACCGCGAACTGGAGCGTCTGCTGGGCGAACTGGGGGCGCTGGGCATCCGCGTGACGCCCGAGTCGTGGCGTGCGCAGCAGGGCGAAGCGGTCACGGGCGAGAAGATGCCCTGCGCGTTCGCGTGGGTCACCAGCGGGAGCGAGAGCGAGCCCGGGCCCGAGGGCGCGGCGGGCGCGCCCGGCGCGGAGGCGAAGCGGTCGCCGCGCGTGGTGGAGTGCCCGAACGTGCCGTCGATCCTCGACGGGCTGCGCGAGATCGGCCGTCGCGGCGTCGAGGTGAAGCGCTTCAAGGGGCTGGGCGAGATGGACGCCGACCAGCTCTGGGACACGACGATGGACCCGACGCGCCGGACGCTGCTGAAGGTGACGTGGGACATGGGCGGGAACGCCGACGCGCTGTTCACGATCCTGATGGGCGAGGAAGTGGAGCCCCGGCGCAAGTTCATCGAGGACCACGCGCTCGAGGTGCGGGTGCTCGACGTGTAG
- a CDS encoding DUF4375 domain-containing protein, with the protein MGRSNVRDDATLPSSAAAFRAVVDRCRTEDERKALYERVVNACPVYRALVKQGLARDAAHRTPDARRLEGRLLEFVRTQAMSRAAGRRLTLSHAGAWRDLVHMRSAAFAARLAVWARSADTVLAGEAAAHLAWMGRRRDLARLRKLVASRRAPVVGGVALGAGRAIAHKHAEPGFGLAIARAVRPFLTMEKPLIGKSGPLGDMSEALGRVASLQVAADVKEGLALLAGPAVLRPANPALRAALRELENELPEGASIIQRHVDADAVWSVLDDVRPRALREARTKRGDLGGVDAAFVFGMALVLGAMAEPGRARREVAALHDEPALRARFKHEIAAASRWCSGAPDPQALLRGFMKRPQRFTGVARDVLAAYELAEHVACDGLAVYFHNLGHHAGWAAAGLEAVGLPRQAVLLRKAATRVFGAESAGTLGEARARASSLTPAQDRALERACDPFERQNDDVREAVERYIDRHAEVFSDAAKSGRRRA; encoded by the coding sequence ATGGGCCGCTCCAACGTCCGGGACGATGCCACGCTGCCGAGTTCCGCAGCGGCGTTCCGCGCCGTCGTCGACCGCTGCCGCACGGAGGACGAGCGTAAGGCGCTGTACGAGCGCGTGGTGAACGCCTGCCCGGTGTACCGCGCGCTGGTGAAGCAGGGGCTCGCTCGTGACGCGGCACATCGCACGCCCGACGCGCGCCGACTCGAAGGGCGGCTGCTGGAGTTTGTCCGCACGCAGGCGATGTCCCGAGCGGCCGGGCGCCGCCTGACGCTCTCGCACGCGGGTGCCTGGCGAGACCTGGTCCATATGCGATCCGCCGCGTTCGCGGCGCGGCTGGCGGTGTGGGCGCGCTCGGCGGACACGGTGCTCGCGGGCGAAGCGGCGGCGCACCTGGCCTGGATGGGCCGGCGACGGGACCTCGCGCGCCTTCGAAAGCTCGTGGCGTCGCGCCGCGCGCCCGTGGTCGGGGGCGTGGCGCTCGGGGCCGGCCGGGCGATCGCGCACAAGCACGCGGAGCCCGGGTTCGGCCTCGCGATCGCGCGGGCCGTTCGCCCGTTCCTGACGATGGAGAAGCCGCTGATCGGTAAGTCCGGCCCGCTGGGCGACATGAGCGAGGCGCTCGGGCGCGTCGCATCGCTTCAAGTCGCCGCCGACGTGAAAGAGGGGCTCGCGCTGCTCGCGGGCCCCGCGGTGCTGAGGCCCGCGAACCCCGCGCTGCGGGCCGCGCTGCGCGAGCTGGAGAACGAGCTACCCGAGGGCGCGTCGATCATTCAGCGGCATGTCGACGCGGACGCGGTGTGGAGCGTGCTCGACGATGTACGGCCACGGGCTCTGCGCGAGGCGCGAACGAAGCGCGGAGACTTGGGCGGGGTAGACGCGGCGTTCGTCTTCGGCATGGCGCTCGTGCTGGGCGCCATGGCCGAGCCCGGACGCGCACGCCGCGAGGTGGCGGCCTTGCACGACGAGCCCGCCCTTCGCGCTCGATTCAAGCACGAGATCGCGGCGGCCTCGCGGTGGTGCTCGGGCGCGCCCGACCCACAGGCGCTGCTGCGCGGGTTCATGAAGCGCCCGCAGCGCTTCACGGGTGTCGCACGGGACGTGCTCGCCGCGTACGAACTCGCCGAGCATGTCGCGTGCGACGGCCTGGCGGTGTACTTCCACAACCTGGGGCACCATGCGGGCTGGGCGGCGGCGGGGCTCGAGGCGGTCGGACTGCCCCGGCAGGCCGTGCTGCTCCGCAAGGCCGCCACGCGTGTGTTCGGCGCGGAATCGGCCGGAACGCTCGGCGAAGCCCGCGCGCGAGCGTCGAGCCTGACGCCCGCGCAGGATCGGGCCCTGGAGCGGGCGTGCGATCCCTTCGAACGCCAGAACGACGACGTCCGAGAGGCAGTGGAGCGGTACATCGATCGGCACGCCGAGGTGTTCTCGGATGCTGCGAAATCTGGGCGGCGCCGCGCGTGA